One segment of Acidovorax sp. DW039 DNA contains the following:
- the pelG gene encoding exopolysaccharide Pel transporter PelG: MAGIGFELRRMLRKNTLTGLLQAYAYAGVIGSGPWVFSIIGILLVGIFSASVVVPNFLVTQFQTSVTYLVACSLILTGFAQLAFTRFVSDRLFEKKRDLILPNLHGLLLGVVTVAAILGTLALFVVFPGERVLYRLLMLAGFCVMCGVWVLAILLSGMKRYQAITVLFGGAYALIVVASLLMRPWGLEGLLGGFVLGNFVLLAGMWVMVVRDFSPKGTLIAFDFAERKLLYPSLVLVGLLYNVAIWADKFMFWYFPPTSEPIIGGLRASLIYDLPVFLSYLSIIPGMAVFLVRIETDFVEYYDKFYDAVRSGGSLEYIESMRDEMVYAIQQGLSEIAKIQTLAVLVTFVAGPALLDALGISSLYLPLLHVQVVGAGLQVGLMAILNVFFYLDQRRIVLVLCAEMVVLNIVFTALTLHLGAAFYGYGFAGAMLITLCTGMVLLTRQLNRLEYETFMLQ; encoded by the coding sequence ATGGCCGGCATTGGTTTTGAACTGCGCCGGATGTTGCGCAAGAACACCTTGACGGGCCTCCTGCAGGCATACGCCTACGCAGGTGTGATTGGTTCAGGGCCTTGGGTATTTTCCATTATTGGCATTTTGCTGGTGGGTATCTTCAGCGCCAGCGTCGTAGTACCCAACTTTCTGGTCACCCAATTCCAGACCTCTGTGACTTACCTCGTGGCCTGCAGCCTGATCTTGACGGGTTTCGCGCAGTTAGCCTTCACCCGCTTTGTTTCCGACCGGCTGTTTGAAAAGAAGCGAGATCTGATCTTGCCCAACCTGCACGGGTTGCTGCTGGGCGTGGTTACGGTAGCCGCAATATTGGGTACGTTGGCGCTATTCGTCGTATTTCCCGGTGAGCGGGTGCTGTACCGGCTGCTCATGCTGGCAGGCTTTTGCGTCATGTGCGGCGTATGGGTACTGGCCATCTTGCTCTCAGGGATGAAGCGATACCAAGCCATCACCGTGCTGTTTGGAGGCGCTTACGCACTGATCGTAGTGGCCTCGCTGTTGATGCGCCCATGGGGACTGGAAGGGCTGCTGGGTGGCTTCGTACTGGGTAATTTTGTGTTGCTGGCCGGTATGTGGGTGATGGTGGTGCGCGACTTCAGCCCCAAGGGAACGCTGATCGCATTCGATTTTGCCGAGCGCAAGCTGCTGTATCCATCGCTTGTGCTGGTGGGTCTGCTGTACAACGTGGCCATCTGGGCAGACAAGTTCATGTTCTGGTACTTTCCGCCCACGTCTGAGCCCATCATCGGCGGCCTGCGTGCCTCCTTGATCTACGACTTGCCAGTGTTTCTGTCGTACCTGTCCATCATCCCCGGCATGGCGGTGTTTCTGGTGCGTATCGAGACTGACTTTGTGGAGTACTACGACAAGTTCTACGACGCTGTGCGCAGCGGCGGCTCGCTGGAATACATCGAATCGATGCGCGATGAAATGGTCTATGCCATCCAGCAGGGGCTCAGCGAAATAGCGAAGATCCAGACCCTGGCCGTACTGGTCACCTTCGTGGCGGGTCCGGCATTGCTGGATGCCTTGGGGATTTCCAGTCTGTACCTGCCCTTGCTGCACGTTCAGGTAGTAGGTGCAGGCTTGCAGGTCGGGTTGATGGCCATCCTCAACGTATTCTTTTACCTAGACCAACGCCGTATTGTGCTGGTGCTGTGTGCAGAGATGGTGGTACTGAACATTGTCTTCACAGCTCTGACACTGCACTTGGGGGCTGCGTTCTACGGATATGGCTTCGCCGGCGCGATGCTGATTACGCTATGCACCGGCATGGTGCTGCTGACGCGGCAGCTCAACCGGTTGGAATACGAAACCTTCATGCTGCAATGA
- a CDS encoding spherulation-specific family 4 protein codes for MSHPLNLLLRTFRLFPITALVAACGGGGGSSDAPTPPSTVQIAVTAPAAGSVLTIQSPVTVQAQVSVNGSAAADGTPVSFSMLGGSFSPVAPQTRSGLASTSLTGSTAGAQIITVGSTVNGSTGTGTQTIYLRPQPAALEILVPAYFHPTTNPGWAQMTATASVNPTTSITAILNPSNGIFTTADAATLQAARNLVAAGGKVIGYVYTRYGSGTRSVTDIKTNIDRYLELYGTSVISGIFLDEMSANEAQIPFYREIYDHIKARGATLRVVGNPGLVPAASYAGVTDAIVSFEGTATAFQSFDPRSSTPWLYTLSNNRHAMLMHNADTCAAMQAAIQAAGSARYNQGLVYATNLQYNPTTQVGNPWASLPSYWNTLVSTVQAINSTTALPAC; via the coding sequence ATGTCCCATCCTTTGAACCTCCTGCTGCGTACCTTCCGCCTATTTCCGATCACTGCGCTGGTAGCAGCCTGCGGAGGTGGTGGCGGCAGCTCAGACGCCCCTACACCACCAAGCACAGTGCAAATAGCGGTCACAGCGCCGGCTGCAGGCAGCGTGCTGACCATCCAGTCGCCAGTCACAGTCCAGGCACAGGTTTCCGTGAATGGCAGTGCTGCAGCCGATGGAACCCCGGTATCGTTCTCGATGCTTGGCGGCAGCTTCTCACCCGTCGCGCCCCAAACGCGCTCAGGGCTGGCCTCCACATCGCTCACGGGCAGCACTGCGGGAGCCCAAATTATCACGGTGGGTAGTACCGTGAATGGATCCACCGGAACCGGCACACAGACCATCTACCTGCGGCCTCAGCCAGCAGCGCTTGAGATTTTGGTGCCTGCCTATTTCCACCCCACAACGAACCCCGGTTGGGCCCAGATGACGGCAACAGCTAGCGTCAACCCCACCACTAGCATCACCGCGATCCTGAACCCTTCCAACGGCATCTTCACCACAGCAGATGCCGCAACGCTGCAGGCAGCTCGAAATCTGGTCGCTGCAGGTGGCAAAGTCATCGGATATGTATACACCCGCTACGGAAGCGGCACGCGCAGCGTGACTGACATCAAGACCAACATTGACCGCTATCTGGAGTTGTACGGCACCTCAGTGATCAGTGGCATTTTTCTGGATGAAATGTCTGCCAACGAAGCGCAGATTCCTTTCTATCGCGAGATTTACGATCACATCAAAGCCCGTGGCGCCACCCTGCGCGTGGTGGGCAACCCTGGTTTGGTTCCGGCTGCATCGTATGCAGGAGTCACGGACGCCATCGTCAGCTTTGAAGGTACAGCCACTGCATTTCAGAGCTTTGACCCACGGTCCAGCACTCCCTGGCTGTACACACTTAGCAACAATCGCCATGCGATGCTGATGCACAACGCTGACACTTGTGCCGCTATGCAAGCCGCTATTCAGGCCGCCGGATCAGCCCGCTACAACCAAGGCTTGGTGTACGCAACCAACCTGCAGTACAACCCCACTACGCAGGTCGGCAACCCATGGGCCAGTCTGCCAAGCTACTGGAATACGCTAGTGAGCACGGTACAGGCTATCAACTCAACCACTGCACTGCCCGCCTGCTGA
- the hisA gene encoding 1-(5-phosphoribosyl)-5-[(5-phosphoribosylamino)methylideneamino]imidazole-4-carboxamide isomerase has product MLLIPAIDLKDGHCVRLKQGDMDQSTTFGEDPAAMARKWVDAGARRLHLVDLNGAFAGTPKNYSAIKSILKEVGDDIPVQLGGGIRDLDTIEKYIDGGLRYVIIGTAAVKNPGFLKDACSAFGGHIIVGLDAKDGKVATDGWSKLTGHEVVDLAKKFEDWGVESIIYTDIGRDGMLSGINIDATVKLAQALSIPVIASGGLGSMADIEQLCAVEDEGVEGVICGRAIYSGDLDFAAAQARADELSEA; this is encoded by the coding sequence ATGCTGCTCATCCCCGCCATCGATCTCAAAGACGGCCACTGCGTTCGCCTCAAGCAAGGAGATATGGACCAATCCACCACCTTTGGTGAAGACCCCGCGGCGATGGCCCGTAAATGGGTGGATGCTGGTGCCCGCCGACTGCATCTGGTGGACCTGAACGGTGCGTTTGCAGGCACCCCCAAGAACTACAGCGCCATCAAGTCCATCCTCAAAGAGGTGGGCGACGACATTCCGGTGCAGTTGGGCGGCGGTATCCGCGATCTGGACACCATCGAGAAGTACATCGACGGCGGTCTGCGCTACGTCATCATCGGCACCGCAGCCGTCAAGAACCCCGGCTTTTTGAAGGATGCCTGCAGTGCCTTTGGCGGCCACATCATCGTGGGCCTAGATGCCAAGGACGGCAAGGTGGCCACGGACGGCTGGAGCAAGCTCACCGGCCATGAAGTGGTGGACCTGGCCAAGAAGTTTGAAGACTGGGGCGTGGAATCCATCATCTACACCGACATCGGCCGCGACGGCATGCTCTCTGGCATCAACATCGACGCCACCGTGAAGCTGGCCCAGGCCCTGAGCATCCCGGTGATTGCCTCGGGTGGCCTGGGCAGCATGGCCGACATCGAGCAGCTGTGCGCTGTGGAAGACGAAGGCGTGGAGGGCGTGATCTGCGGTCGCGCCATCTACAGCGGTGATCTGGACTTTGCGGCTGCACAGGCGCGCGCAGACGAACTCAGCGAAGCTTGA
- the hisH gene encoding imidazole glycerol phosphate synthase subunit HisH, producing MNTEAKTVAVVDYGMGNLRSVSQAVQAAAQGTGWTVVVTSQPDEVRSAQRVVLPGQGAMPDCMRELRESGLQESVLEAAASKPLFGVCVGMQMLLDHSAEGDTPGLGLIPGEVIKFDLAGRTQPDGSRFKVPQMGWNRVRQVPHAGAVHPVWAGIPDNSYFYFVHSFYARPQSAAHCAGEADYGGVFAAAIARDNIFAAQFHPEKSAEHGLALYRNFLHWNP from the coding sequence ATGAATACAGAAGCAAAAACAGTGGCTGTGGTGGACTACGGCATGGGCAATCTGCGGTCCGTCTCGCAGGCCGTGCAGGCGGCTGCGCAAGGCACGGGCTGGACGGTGGTGGTGACATCCCAACCCGACGAAGTCCGCTCAGCCCAGCGCGTGGTGTTGCCAGGGCAGGGGGCCATGCCCGACTGCATGCGCGAACTGCGCGAATCCGGCCTGCAGGAATCCGTGCTGGAGGCTGCTGCCTCCAAGCCCCTGTTTGGCGTGTGCGTGGGCATGCAGATGCTGCTGGACCACAGCGCCGAGGGCGACACCCCCGGCCTGGGCCTGATCCCTGGCGAGGTCATCAAGTTTGATCTGGCAGGCCGCACCCAGCCCGATGGCAGCCGCTTCAAGGTGCCGCAAATGGGCTGGAACCGCGTGCGCCAAGTGCCCCATGCGGGCGCAGTTCACCCCGTGTGGGCTGGAATTCCTGACAACAGTTACTTTTACTTCGTGCACAGCTTCTACGCCCGCCCGCAAAGCGCGGCGCACTGTGCCGGAGAGGCAGACTACGGCGGAGTGTTCGCCGCAGCCATTGCGCGCGATAATATTTTTGCCGCGCAATTTCACCCCGAGAAAAGCGCGGAACATGGCTTGGCCCTGTATCGCAACTTTCTGCACTGGAATCCCTGA
- the hisB gene encoding imidazoleglycerol-phosphate dehydratase HisB encodes MTSSALVTSSAIDPAADRIAEVSRNTAETRITVRINLDGTGQAKLHTGIGFFDHMLDQIARHGLIDLEIDCAGDLHIDGHHTVEDVGITLGQAFARAVGDKKGINRYGHAYVPLDEALSRVVVDFSGRPGLHLHIPFTAGSIGGFDTQLTYEFFQGFVNHAGVTLHIDNLKGINAHHQCETVFKAFARALRAALTRDPRAAGVIPSTKGSL; translated from the coding sequence ATGACCTCCTCCGCACTCGTCACCTCTTCCGCCATCGACCCCGCGGCCGACCGCATTGCCGAAGTCAGCCGCAACACCGCAGAGACGCGCATCACCGTGCGTATCAACCTGGATGGCACCGGGCAGGCCAAGCTGCACACGGGCATTGGCTTTTTTGACCACATGCTCGACCAGATCGCCCGCCACGGCCTCATCGACCTGGAGATCGACTGCGCGGGGGACCTGCACATTGACGGCCACCACACGGTGGAAGACGTGGGCATCACGCTGGGCCAGGCGTTTGCCCGGGCGGTGGGCGATAAGAAGGGCATCAACCGCTATGGCCACGCCTATGTGCCGCTCGATGAAGCCCTGAGCCGCGTGGTGGTCGACTTTTCGGGCCGCCCCGGCCTGCACCTGCACATCCCTTTCACGGCGGGCAGCATCGGTGGCTTTGACACCCAGCTCACCTACGAGTTTTTCCAGGGCTTCGTGAACCACGCAGGGGTCACGCTGCACATTGACAACCTCAAGGGCATCAACGCCCACCACCAGTGCGAGACCGTCTTCAAGGCCTTTGCCCGCGCCCTGCGCGCCGCATTGACCCGTGACCCTCGTGCGGCGGGCGTCATCCCCTCGACCAAGGGCAGTCTCTGA
- the hisC gene encoding histidinol-phosphate transaminase has protein sequence MTSAATPSATLPDVLTNALNRIRPDVRAMHSYVVQPSTGMLKMDAMENPFGLPEALQSALGQRLGSLPLNRYPGARQNDLKAALAAYAGAPTDLSVVLGNGSDELINLLALACAQPGTGHHATMLAPMPGFVMYPMSAQLQGLDFVGVPLTPDFELDEPAMLAAIAQHKPAITYIAYPNNPTATLWDEGAVQRIIDAVGAQGGIVAVDEAYQPFASRTWLTRMQAEPARNAHVLLMRTLSKFGLAGVRLGYMLGQPALVAEIDKVRPPYNVSVLNCEAALFALEHADVFAAQAAELRSQRTVLIEALRAMPGIEKVWDSEANMVLVRVADSSKTYDGMKNRKVLVKNVSTMHPLLHNCLRLTVGNAQDNATMLSALQASL, from the coding sequence ATGACCTCTGCCGCCACGCCCTCAGCAACGCTCCCTGACGTGCTCACCAATGCCTTGAACCGCATTCGTCCCGATGTGCGCGCCATGCACTCGTACGTGGTGCAGCCGTCCACCGGCATGCTCAAGATGGACGCGATGGAGAACCCGTTTGGCCTACCGGAGGCGCTGCAGTCGGCGTTGGGTCAACGCCTGGGTTCGCTACCGCTCAACCGCTACCCCGGTGCCCGGCAAAACGATCTGAAGGCGGCTCTTGCCGCCTACGCTGGCGCGCCCACAGACTTGAGCGTGGTGCTGGGCAACGGCTCTGACGAACTCATCAACTTGCTGGCACTGGCCTGCGCACAGCCCGGCACGGGCCACCACGCCACCATGCTGGCCCCTATGCCGGGCTTTGTGATGTACCCCATGAGCGCGCAACTGCAGGGGCTCGATTTTGTGGGCGTGCCACTGACGCCTGACTTTGAACTGGATGAGCCCGCCATGCTGGCTGCCATTGCGCAGCACAAGCCCGCCATCACTTACATCGCCTACCCCAACAACCCCACTGCCACGCTGTGGGACGAGGGCGCGGTGCAGCGCATCATCGACGCCGTGGGCGCGCAAGGCGGCATCGTGGCGGTGGACGAGGCCTACCAGCCCTTTGCCAGCCGCACCTGGCTGACCCGCATGCAGGCCGAGCCCGCGCGCAATGCCCACGTGCTGCTCATGCGCACGCTCAGCAAGTTTGGCCTGGCCGGTGTGCGCCTGGGCTACATGCTGGGCCAGCCTGCCCTGGTGGCCGAGATCGACAAGGTGCGCCCGCCCTACAACGTGAGCGTGCTCAACTGCGAAGCCGCCCTGTTTGCGCTGGAGCATGCCGACGTGTTTGCCGCCCAGGCGGCCGAGTTGCGTTCGCAGCGCACCGTCCTCATCGAGGCCCTGCGCGCCATGCCGGGCATTGAAAAGGTGTGGGACAGCGAGGCCAACATGGTGCTGGTGCGCGTGGCCGACTCTTCCAAAACCTACGACGGCATGAAAAACCGCAAGGTGCTCGTCAAGAACGTTTCTACAATGCATCCATTGCTGCACAACTGCTTGCGCCTGACTGTGGGTAATGCCCAGGACAACGCGACCATGCTGTCAGCACTCCAGGCTTCTTTATGA
- a CDS encoding PIN domain-containing protein has product MSTTPIFVDTEVLLASVDERDPQRQARAREWLTFCWQTRSGRISSQVLNELYNQAIQRFSSPHVLQQVRAQVRRLRVWLPPHLDAYTVDGAWDLQDRYGLGYWDALIVSSAHQQGCRYLLTEALPHDQVLDAVRAINPFVLAPNELDTAE; this is encoded by the coding sequence ATGAGCACCACTCCCATTTTTGTAGACACCGAGGTGTTGCTCGCCAGCGTGGACGAGCGCGACCCGCAGCGCCAGGCACGTGCGCGCGAGTGGCTCACTTTTTGCTGGCAAACGCGCAGCGGGCGTATCAGCTCGCAGGTGCTCAACGAGTTGTACAACCAGGCCATCCAGCGCTTTTCCAGTCCCCATGTGCTGCAGCAGGTGCGTGCCCAGGTGCGCCGTCTGCGCGTGTGGCTGCCCCCGCACTTGGACGCCTACACCGTCGATGGTGCGTGGGACCTGCAAGACCGTTATGGCCTGGGCTATTGGGATGCGCTCATCGTCTCGTCCGCCCACCAGCAGGGCTGCCGCTACCTGCTGACCGAAGCCTTACCGCACGACCAGGTGCTGGATGCCGTGCGCGCCATCAACCCCTTTGTTTTGGCCCCCAACGAACTGGACACTGCCGAATGA
- a CDS encoding CopG family transcriptional regulator — protein sequence MKNVTITMDDTVAEWVRVEAAKRGSSVSRLMGEWLAEKMRQEDAYAQAMREALAFETWGASSGPYVPRETLFQR from the coding sequence ATGAAAAACGTCACCATCACGATGGACGACACCGTAGCCGAGTGGGTTCGCGTCGAAGCAGCCAAGCGCGGCAGCAGTGTGTCGCGGCTCATGGGTGAATGGCTGGCTGAGAAGATGCGCCAGGAAGACGCATACGCGCAGGCCATGCGCGAGGCGCTGGCGTTTGAGACCTGGGGCGCTTCATCAGGCCCCTATGTGCCCCGCGAAACCCTGTTTCAGCGATGA